A single genomic interval of Sceloporus undulatus isolate JIND9_A2432 ecotype Alabama chromosome 2, SceUnd_v1.1, whole genome shotgun sequence harbors:
- the TEKT3 gene encoding LOW QUALITY PROTEIN: tektin-3 (The sequence of the model RefSeq protein was modified relative to this genomic sequence to represent the inferred CDS: deleted 1 base in 1 codon; substituted 1 base at 1 genomic stop codon) codes for MELVGSTLTATYAHPRPTANFLPAISTMASSYKNRFPHYALTHSLSLPWRPSTYYKVAAITPTLAPFSKSSQGLTPSCALPFVSNRTALFTRYTPDDWYRSNLTNYKESESSRNNAERLRVDTSRMIQDKDQQTRKTQNESTKNLGQRVNDIVFWKSEINHEIDEMIGETNALADMKKRLERALVETEGQLQVAQECLLHREKRMGIDLVHDDVEKQLMTEVDVIHSCQERMRRYFDKIMAQLAADRAAQHELEKDLSDKQTAHRIDDKCHHLRNTSEGISYYRGVERVDATEAIRKPSGGKGVPXRLAQTRLDERIRRPNVELCRDSAQLRLVNEVYEIDDTIQGLQQRLRDAEDILQALVHNKANLEHDLAVKANSLFIDQEKCMGMRKTFPNTLRLVGYT; via the exons ATGGAGCTGGTAGGCTCTACCTTGACAGCAACCTACGCCCATCCTAGACCAACCGCAAATTTCCTGCCAGCCATCAGCACCATGGCCTCGAGTTACAAGAACCGATTCCCTCACTATGCCCTGACTCACAGCTTGAGTCTTCCTTGGAGACCAAGCACCTACTACAAAGTTGCAGCCATCACACCAACCTTGGCTCCCTTTTCCAAGAGTTCTCAGGGGCTCACCCCAAGCTGTGCACTCCCCTTTGTCTCCAACAGAACAGCCCTCTTTACTAGATACACTCCTGATGACTGGTATAGGTCTAATCTGACTAACTACAAGGAGTCAGAGTCATCCCGGAACAATGCTGAGAGGCTGAGGGTGGACACTTCCCGGATGATTCAAGACAAGGACCAGCAGACCAGGAAAACCCAAAACGAATCCACCAAAAATCTGGGACAACGTGTCAATGACATAGTGTTTTGGAAATCAGAGATCAACCATGAAATAGATGAAATGATTGGAGAAACAAATGCTCTTGCAGATATGAAGAAGCGACTAGAAAGAGCCCTGGTTGAAACGGAAGGGCAACTTCAG GTAGCCCAGGAATGCTTACTTCACCGAGAGAAGAGGATGGGCATCGATCTTGTGCATGATGATGTAGAAAAACAACTAATGACG GAGGTTGATGTCATCCACTCGTGCCAGGAGAGAATGAGAAGATACTTTGACAAAATAATGGCCCAGCTTGC aGCTGATAGGGCAGCCCAGCATGAGCTGGAGAAAGACCTGAGTGACAAGCAAACAGCTCACCGAATCGATGACAAATGTCACCATCTGAGGAACACATCTGAGGGCATCAGCTATTATCGGGGCGTGGAGCGAGTAGATGCTAC AGAAGCAATTAGAAAGCCATCAGGGGGAAAGGGTGTGCCTTGAAGGTTGGCCCAAACTCGCCTAGATGAACGTATACGGAGACCCAATGTAGAACTCTGCCGG GACTCTGCCCAGTTACG CCTTGTTAACGAAGTGTATGAAATTGATGACACAATCCAGGGGCTTCAGCAGAGGCTGAGAGATGCAGAAGATATCCTCCAGGCTCTGGTTCATAACAAAGCCAACCTGGAGCATGACCTTGCCGTCAAAGCAAATTCACTCTTCATTGACCAGGAGAAATGCATGGGGATGCGGAAGACATTTCCCAACACACTGCGGCTGGTGGGGTACACATAG